The genomic window GATCGTGACACCTTGTTCGCACGCACCTTGGAATTGACCGACCAAATGAACAGCCTTCGCGGCGTGGTTCAGTTGCAACAAGACCGCAACGATCAGTTGGCAAACCAGGTGACGCGATACAAAGAAGTCGTCGACGCCGCCGGTTTGAACATGAACGACCCGCTCGATGGTGCTCCGCCAGAACGCAACGGCACCGTCTTGGTCGTCAACCGTCCTCGCAAGTTGGTCGAAGTGTCGATCGGCTACGACGATGGACTTCGCAACGGTCACTACTTGGAAGTCACCCGTGGTGGCCGCTATGTGACTCGTTTGAAAGTGCGTGAGACAGAACCGGATCGTGCGGTTGCTGAGATCATGCGGGACTACAGTGAAGGCGTAGTGGAGGAGGGCGATCGTGTCGACACTTCCATCGAGTGATGCTCCGACGGGCAAGCAACCACCGAGTGTTTACACGGTGATGTTGTTGCTGGCGATGTTGTTCATGTTGATCGCGGTCATCGCGATGTTCGTGGAACTGAATCGCTGGGGACCCGATTACTACAAAACCAACACGGCTCGTCCGACCGTGATGCTGACGACGAGCAGCCCCTTCCTGGGCTAATCCAAACCAGCCAAGACTGAAACCATCGCACCCAGACCCCGTGTCTGGGTGTTTTCATAGGTGCGTAGCATTTCCTTCTGCCCATAGCCAAGATCACCAGTTTCGGAATCACCGAAGGACGTCGATTTTAGAAGTGATCGATTTCTCAGGTAGGCCGGATCGAGCCGCTTCGGCGCTGCTCCGGCTGGTGAGCCGACACGTTCAGGCGAGTGTTGCGGGCTTTGCGTCGCAAAGCCTCCTTCATTCGGCCTCCGCAGACTAAGCAGGTCGGCAGGAATGATCGGGCATCATCATGTGAGCCGTTTGGGCGTTAGCCCCGGTTGTACGTGGGAAGAACGACGCTTACCGAAACAGTCCAAATGCCGAAAGACTCCTGCCGACCTGCTTAGCACGCTCAAATCGGTCGCTCAGAAGACTGACGGTCCCAAGATGGCCCTGTCCAGTTATTCGGCAGGCGAGTCGGGATCGACATCCGCGAGGTCGCTGGATCCGGTGATGGCTTCCAACAAGCGGTGGGTCAGTTCGGGCGATTTCTTGTTGGTAGGCCGCGATGCATCGGTGGGCCACCGCGTGATCGCTGCGACGCCCCCCAGTGGAGAAGTGTCAAAACGGATCGTGCCTCCACAGGAAAGCACGAGCTTGCGGACCATGGCCAATCCCATCCCGCCTTTTCCGCTCTGGCGATTTCTGCCCAGTGTCTCGAACATTCGAAAGACGCGTTCGCGGTGTTCGGGGGGAATGCCGTTGCCATCGTCCTCGACGATCACCTCGGCGGTTCCGTCCTCCGCCATCCCTCCGCGAATGATGATTTTTCCGGAAGGCCCCGGATGATGTTTGATGGCATTGTCAATCAAGTTCACCATCACACGCATCATCGGGGATGAGTTGCCAATGACGGTGGGCAGGTCGGAATCCAGCCGCACCTCGAAGTTCGGGTCGGCTTCGACGAACGCGATGGCTTCCAACACGATTTGGTTGAGGTCGACAGGTTCTGTCGATGTGTAGCTTTGGTCAATCCTGGCGTAGGCGAGCAAGCCATCCAGCAACGCTTGCATGCGTTCGATTTGTTTGCTCATCGTCGAGCAATGTTCCCGTACCGATTCAGGGACTTCGTTCCCGGATTCTTCGATGTCCTCGGTGATCCACGTCGCCAGGTTCTGCAGTCCTCGAAGCGGTGATCGCAGGTCGTGCGAGGCGACGTAGGCGAATTGTTCCAGCTCTTGGTTGCTGCGTTGCAGCGCTTCGTTGGTCTGGATGCTGGTTTCCAGAGCGGCGTCCAACGCCTGTTCGATCTCAATCCGACGAGTGATGTCTTGGTGGGTCCCGATCATCCGGACCAGTTTTCCATCGCTGTCATGAATGAAGTCGCCGATCGATTCAATCCAGCGATAGCAACCATCGGAATGCCGAAGGCGAAAAACGTTGAAATACGCGGAGGGATTTCCTTCGGTGACCGTCGCGAGCTGGGTGATTGCGCGATCGTAGTCGTCCGGGTGCAGGCGGTCCTTCCAGCTCTGGAGTGACCAGATGAAATTCGTTGGCAGACCCAGTTGGTGAAGCAACTCCTCTGAGACTTCCACTTCGGACGTCTCTACTTCAAAAACCCAATAGCCGAGCTTCGCGGTTCGGGTCGCAATTCGAAACCGAAGATTCGTTTCGATCAGTTGTTTTTCAATGTCCGTCGTCATGGTTGAAAATGTAGCACAAAGCCGGGGTGAGAGGGGGCTCGGACGTTCCGTTCTTCGGTTCTGGCGGTGCCCACCGAATCTGCTAATCTGGCGTCATGAACGCATCCCCCGACGAGCCAGATTTGGCATTTGACATCGACGCCCTCTTTTCGCATCTCGTGGAAGAGCAAGGGGGGGAGTTGTCTGTGCCGATGGATTGGACGTTCACCCTGCGAGGCGCCGAGATCGGGCAGTTGCGATCCATTGCCGAGACCCTGGATGACTATCTGTGCGAGCTGGAAGAGTCGGTCGAAGAGATCGATGAAAAGGGAAGGTTGTCGCTCGGACGGCCCATGTTGAGTGTGGTCAAGACCGGCGCGTTGGTGCCCAGCGAAGTGAAGAAGATCGCGGACCACATGCAACAGATCGCCGAACGCACCGGGATCGAATACGAAGGCGTGGAAGTGTTCGACGCGATCGATGACGATGAGCTGTTCGATTGGCTGAGTTTGGACGAAGCGGTGTGGCGACTTCGTCATTTCAGTGACAGCGGATTGAATCCCGGCGAAGAGCTGCCATGGGTGTTTCTGCTGATGGGGGAAACCCTGGAGCAAATGCAAAAGCTGGCGGTCGCCTTGGTCGAAGGTGGTTTCCCAAACAGCCAAGCCGACGAAGATCCGGACGAAGCCGGCCGATTTGGCGTCTTCGTGTTTCAAGAAGGCAGCAACGATGAAGAACGCTTGGCCGGTGCCCACAATCAAGTCATGAAGATTGCGAGGGAACATGGTGCCACGTTGGATGGCATTCAGTTCTTGTCAGAAGAGGACTTCGTGGATGTCACTGTCGATCTGGACGACTGATGTCTGACGCATGGGGTGAGAATTCCGGTTGAATCGGCGCACAAAAAAACGTGCGAGGATTGGAATCCTCGCACGTCTTGTTTGCTTTCGCCGAGCAGTCTCCGACTTGGAACCCCGGACAGTTATCAAACCGGAGTCCACCCGGCAGAACTTACCGCCTATCAGGAACAGTAGTCCCTGCTAAGTTCAGCTTAGAAGTCGATGACACAGCCCAAGTCGATGCCGTGTGTGTACAAGGAGCTGTCCTTGCGTTCTGACACGGGCTGGGCCAATGCTGCTCCTGGTGGGAACGTGATTCCGTCACCGTTGTAAACGTTGTTGATGTTGTCGCCTGACAGCAAGACGTCATCCCAGTAGATGAAGCTGTAGCCAACGGACATCGAAACGTTCGGGCGGAACTTGTAGCCCAATTTCACGTTCGCTTCAGGTGCGAAGGTGAATTTGTCTTCGTCCAGTGCGGTCGTGTTGTAGGTATCGCCCAAGGCAAGCACACCGCCGTCGGTCGACGTGGTGGTGACGAAGCCAGCGTCGGTGAAGGTTCGCAAACCTGAGCCGCGATAGATTTGTTCCATGTTGCCCAAGTGAACCTTGGTCAACGCTTTGAAACTCCACTTGCCACGGTTGACCATGGTTTCGAAACCAATCTGGCCACCATAGAAACGGTTTTCCGTTTCGATGTTGTCGTACAGAACGGTCGTGTCACCAATGTTGCCAGCGATTGCATCGGTGGTCTGGATGCTGGTGCTGTTGACGGTCAACGTGTCGTCGATCCCGAAGTGCGAGAAACCACCGATCAGGTCGGTGCGGAATCCCGAGCCGCTGAGCATCTTCATGCGGGCATAAGCTTCCGCAGCGTAGATGTCGAGCGAGCTTTCAGCGGAGAACGAG from Rhodopirellula islandica includes these protein-coding regions:
- a CDS encoding sensor histidine kinase, encoding MTTDIEKQLIETNLRFRIATRTAKLGYWVFEVETSEVEVSEELLHQLGLPTNFIWSLQSWKDRLHPDDYDRAITQLATVTEGNPSAYFNVFRLRHSDGCYRWIESIGDFIHDSDGKLVRMIGTHQDITRRIEIEQALDAALETSIQTNEALQRSNQELEQFAYVASHDLRSPLRGLQNLATWITEDIEESGNEVPESVREHCSTMSKQIERMQALLDGLLAYARIDQSYTSTEPVDLNQIVLEAIAFVEADPNFEVRLDSDLPTVIGNSSPMMRVMVNLIDNAIKHHPGPSGKIIIRGGMAEDGTAEVIVEDDGNGIPPEHRERVFRMFETLGRNRQSGKGGMGLAMVRKLVLSCGGTIRFDTSPLGGVAAITRWPTDASRPTNKKSPELTHRLLEAITGSSDLADVDPDSPAE
- a CDS encoding ribonuclease E inhibitor RraB; translated protein: MNASPDEPDLAFDIDALFSHLVEEQGGELSVPMDWTFTLRGAEIGQLRSIAETLDDYLCELEESVEEIDEKGRLSLGRPMLSVVKTGALVPSEVKKIADHMQQIAERTGIEYEGVEVFDAIDDDELFDWLSLDEAVWRLRHFSDSGLNPGEELPWVFLLMGETLEQMQKLAVALVEGGFPNSQADEDPDEAGRFGVFVFQEGSNDEERLAGAHNQVMKIAREHGATLDGIQFLSEEDFVDVTVDLDD